The Streptococcus marmotae genome contains the following window.
ATTAGAAAAAAATCAGACTGAAAATCTGTTTCAACTTTTTTCGTTGTCTCATATCTCTTCAATATTCTATCAATTAATGATGTATATTTTCTAGTTAACTTCTCATCACCACTGCTCATAGGTTGATAATAATCCATTCTCTCTCGAATACGTTGAACTAGTTCATCTGAGACATAGCCAATCTGAGTTCTAAACTGCTCATTTTCTCCATATTTATTAAAATTTTTTATCGCCATTACACTTTGTAATACTTCGTTATGGAGAAATTCTGCAAATTGTTGCTCTATATCTTCATTAGCTAATAAATTCTTCACCATTTTATTTCGTTTCAAAAATAAAACTTCTAAATAATCTTTTGCACCCGTTAGCTGCTTACCTCTAAATAATCTAATAAATTCTTCCGTTAAAAATCCAACTATCAGCACAATTAAATTAAAACAAAGAAAACTTTGTTTTAATTCTAGTCTTGCAATAATAAATGTAGTAAGTAAAAGGATGCCTACTCCCAGTAGTACTTTTAAACTTGCCTCAATATATAATAGTTTCAACTCATCTATCTTTTTTTGAAAACTTCTATAAATTGTTTTCAAGTGGAATGAAACAAGTACAAAGAGAATTTCCACATACCATAAAAAATTTAAAATACCAATATCAGTCGTATTAATATATAAAATAATATAAGTAACTGGTAGAAAAAATGAAAGGAAGGTCAAATTTTTCCTCTGATAATTTAAAGAAGATTTCAACTCTTTTTTATACATTATTAACAGGACAATAGGTAAGCAAGAAATAAAAAATGATGTAAATATAGATAAAAATAAAAAGAGGGGCTCACTAAAAAAATAAGATATTTCTGTGATAATCGTGACAATAAACGTGACAAAAAACAGTTCCTCGCCTATTTTTTTACCGAGTAGAATAATAGATACTGAACTATAAACTAATAGAAAAGAATTAATGGGATGAAATAGATCTAAAAAATGGAATAATGTATGCTCAATATTCAAATTTAGAGTCAATTGCCAACTAATTAAAAATAGAGATAGTAATAGCCACAACTTCAATTCACTATATTTAAACTTTAAGAAATTACAAATGTAAGTAGAAATAATCAACAAAATAATAAAAACAACTGCAAATTTTTGAGTAAAAGTTGACGAAAAATCAAATGGAATTTGAAGGTATATATAAATCATTAATATAAAATGATTTATTAAAGTTATCCACCATAACAATAGCGATTTATCAGAAATATTCTTTAACCACGTCTTCATATTTAAAATTTCCTACTATGATTTTTTGTTATCATTATATCACAAAACCAGAATAAGGATGGCTAATATCCCATTCTGGTTTCACTCACTAGGTCTGATTGCTAGCTTTTGTACAAATTTTATAGGTTGAATAGAGATAAATCGTAAATAAGCCAATCATAAACAATAAATATTTTGCATCAATTACAACTGTTGTATTCGCAAAATTTTCAAAGTAACCTAGTAAGCTATTACTAAGTGCCCAACTCAATGGAATAGCTATTAGCATCGGAACTAGAAAATAAGCGAGAATCTGTTGAAAAATAATTTTTTTATTTTGCTTCCTTTGATTTCCTAATAAATAAAGTATATTGTAGTCATTGACACTTTCCAACGCATTTGTCGAAGCCTGTAAAGATAGAATGCTCAGTGTAATTACTGTAAAAATCACCCCAACAAAAATGAGAACTAATACAATGACTCCCATAAATCCTAGGTACAGTT
Protein-coding sequences here:
- a CDS encoding sensor histidine kinase; this translates as MKTWLKNISDKSLLLWWITLINHFILMIYIYLQIPFDFSSTFTQKFAVVFIILLIISTYICNFLKFKYSELKLWLLLSLFLISWQLTLNLNIEHTLFHFLDLFHPINSFLLVYSSVSIILLGKKIGEELFFVTFIVTIITEISYFFSEPLFLFLSIFTSFFISCLPIVLLIMYKKELKSSLNYQRKNLTFLSFFLPVTYIILYINTTDIGILNFLWYVEILFVLVSFHLKTIYRSFQKKIDELKLLYIEASLKVLLGVGILLLTTFIIARLELKQSFLCFNLIVLIVGFLTEEFIRLFRGKQLTGAKDYLEVLFLKRNKMVKNLLANEDIEQQFAEFLHNEVLQSVMAIKNFNKYGENEQFRTQIGYVSDELVQRIRERMDYYQPMSSGDEKLTRKYTSLIDRILKRYETTKKVETDFQSDFFLMEPYDKILYRFIEELVTNAVKYSSGHIILLSLSVSDDIIYLSCRNNYDVSSNHLGYGLKNLENRISVLGGTIEIQTVNATFIVEIQLPIDKELCHENFIN